One Hordeum vulgare subsp. vulgare chromosome 4H, MorexV3_pseudomolecules_assembly, whole genome shotgun sequence DNA window includes the following coding sequences:
- the LOC123446805 gene encoding uncharacterized protein LOC123446805: MADAPPPVTAPRRRSESDWEGSSSREGSPGADSADGDAVRRAARRWSDDRAARISGTASDAGSWLGEIERDRVRLVRDWVQVQMEAARDQGGADGGDPSHPPPSPAAGAGPRIRGRQARLELVMRLAADRHAELQRLSLRRAVSGFPHRNRIHALLRGRFLRNGGLPEEERRQPSVAARELGQLRQRHPVSGLRLENLMRGQAASRSDSSSAQTVDLSTNDHSESSHTASEDAQGTRQQQANDNVDLHRIGDTATASDYGSNAPSIAEGLSEPHSQEEGWQEDLEVVDRRRDWDQFSHAITTTGEGSERNWLENADSSSSSSDERTMEAGDHQEVSYLLETSDESTISDNNLPEAHEEQLDSNHLPEALQDNNHLQEARGEWNGEGNDPTEVRDEWHSDDHFPEINEVWHDDDESNGSAHNWHDDHSEQPVDQESTLIRRANTFTPGDDDNVYSTELRELLSRRSVSNLLDSAFRENLDRLIRSYVERQGRGPLSLNLEGTPAAAAAPEPQEQAQEEQHREDDEEQELLRDANVRPRLVIPPPPLPPRQPLWHSELHHNNWMRQNINRSDIEWEAINDLRADMARLQQGMGHMQRMLEACMDMQLELQRSVRQEVSAALNRFIGERGETKETIDDGSKWMNVRKGTCCVCCDTPIDSLLYRCGHMCTCSKCANELVRSGGKCPLCRAPIIEVIRAYFIM; this comes from the exons ATGGCCGACGCCCCGCCGCCCGTGACCGCTCCGCGCCGACGCAGCGAGAGCGACTGGGAGGGATCCAGCAGCAGGGAGGGCTCCCCGGGCGCCGACAGCGCCGACGGAGACGCCGTGCGCCGCGCCGCGCGCCGCTGGAGCGACGACCGGGCCGCGCGGATCTCGGGCACGGCCTCCGACGCCGGCTCGTGGCTCGGCGAGATCGAGCGCGACCGGGTGCGCCTCGTCCGGGACTGGGTCCAGGTCCAGATGGAGGCCGCGCGCGACCAGGGCGGCGCCGACGGTGGCGACCCGTCGCACCCGCCCCCGTCCCCTGCCGCCGGCGCCGGCCCCCGGATCCGTGGCCGCCAGGCGAGGCTGGAGCTCGTCATGCGCCTCGCCGCCGACCGCCACGCCGAGCTCCAGCGCCTCTCCCTCCGCCGGGCCGTCTCCGGCTTCCCCCACCGCAACCGAATCCAC GCGCTGCTCCGGGGAAGGTTTCTGCGGAACGGCGGATTgccggaggaggagaggaggcagccgtcgGTGGCCGCCAGGGAGCTCGGGCAGCTGCGGCAGCGCCACCCAGTCTCGGGCCTGAG ATTGGAGAATCTCATGCGAGGTCAAGCAGCTAGCCGGTCGGATTCatcttcagctcaaactgttgaccTCTCCACCAATGACCATTCTGAATCAAGCCATACTGCTTCCGAAGACGCTCAGGGCACACGTCAACAACAGGCAAACGATAATGTTGATCTTCACCGGATTGGAGATACAGCAACGGCATCAGATTATGGAAGCAATGCTCCTAGTATTGCTGAAGGATTGTCCGAACCTCATAGTCAGGAGGAGGGTTGGCAGGAAGATCTGGAAGTGGTGGATAGAAGAAGAGACTGGGATCAGTTTtcccatgctattactactactgGAGAGGGATCCGAAAGAAATTGGCTTGAAAATGCAGACAGCAGTTCATCATCGTCTGATGAGAGGACAATGGAGGCTGGAGATCATCAAGAGGTGTCGTATCTTCTGGAAACAAGCGACGAGTCAACAATTAGTGATAATAATCTTCCTGAAGCACATGAAGAGCAGCTTGACAGTAACCATCTCCCCGAAGCGCTTCAAGACAATAATCATCTCCAAGAAGCGCGTGGAGAGTGGAACGGGGAGGGTAATGACCCCACAGAAGTGCGTGATGAGTGGCACAGTGACGATCATTTTCCAGAAATAAATGAAGTGTGGCACGACGACGATGAGTCCAATGGGAGTGCGCATAACTGGCATGACGATCATTCAGAGCAACCGGTTGACCAGGAGTCTACGCTCATCAGACGAGCTAATACATTTACCCCTGGTGATGATGATAATGTGTACAGCACAGAACTAAGGGAGCTTCTAAGCAg GAGGAGCGTTTCTAATCTCCTCGACAGCGCTTTCCGTGAAAACCTAGACCGACTTATCCGGTCATACGTTGAACGGCAAGGTCGTGGTCCTCTCTCTTTGAATCTGGAAGGAACACCTGCGGCAGCAGCTGCCCCTGAACCGCAGGAGCAAGCTCAAGAAGAGCAGCATAGAGAAGATGACGAGGAACAGGAACTTCTTCGTGATGCTAATGTTAGGCCTCGTTTAGTGATTCCACCTCCACCTTTGCCTCCTCGTCAACCACTTTGGCATTCGGAGTTGCATCATAACAACTGGATGAGACAGAACATAAACCGTTCGGATATT GAATGGGAAGCTATTAATGATTTAAGGGCTGATATGGCAAGACTTCAGCAAGGTATGGGTCATATGCAAAGGATGTTGGAAGCCTGCATGGATATGCAGCTTGAGTTACAGCGTTCTGTTAGGCAGGAAGTTTCCGCAGCCTTGAATCGCTTCATCGGCGAGCGAG GGGAAACCAAAGAAACTATTGACGATGGGTCGAAGTGGATGAATGTGAGGAAAGGCACTTGCTGTGTATGCTGTGATACTCCGATCGACTCTCTTCTGTACAG ATGTGGGCACATGTGCACGTGCTCGAAATGCGCGAACGAGTTGGTTCGAAGCGGAGGGAAGTGTCCGCTGTGCCGCGCACCCATTATTGAGGTGATCCGAGCTTACTTCATCATGTAA